The Peribacillus sp. FSL P2-0133 genome has a segment encoding these proteins:
- a CDS encoding acyl-CoA thioesterase: MEETKHCRDSLVIKTSLVLPPDTNNIGTMFGGKLMAYIDDVAAISAMRHARSNVVTASTDSVDFLHPIHEGNAVCLESFVTYTGRTSMEIIVKVIAEDLVTGDRNLCVISFLTFVAINEEGKPIPVPRLVPETEMEMNLNESAKQRAQIRKKRREDTQFIASTFGVKLPWTDQSKPGLYK; the protein is encoded by the coding sequence ATGGAAGAAACAAAACATTGCCGGGACTCTTTGGTCATAAAAACAAGCCTTGTCCTCCCGCCGGATACAAATAATATTGGTACGATGTTCGGAGGCAAATTAATGGCATACATTGATGATGTAGCGGCTATATCAGCCATGCGTCATGCGCGAAGCAACGTCGTTACGGCATCAACTGATTCTGTCGATTTCCTGCACCCTATTCACGAAGGAAATGCAGTTTGCCTTGAAAGCTTCGTGACTTATACGGGCAGAACATCAATGGAAATCATCGTAAAGGTGATTGCAGAGGATTTAGTTACAGGAGATCGGAATTTATGCGTCATTTCATTCTTGACGTTTGTTGCCATTAATGAAGAAGGTAAACCAATTCCGGTCCCGCGTTTGGTTCCTGAAACAGAGATGGAAATGAATTTAAATGAATCAGCAAAACAACGTGCCCAAATAAGAAAGAAAAGAAGGGAAGATACACAGTTCATTGCAAGTACTTTCGGTGTGAAACTGCCATGGACCGATCAATCGAAGCCAGGATTATATAAATAA
- a CDS encoding GDSL-type esterase/lipase family protein: MKKLAGLLIIVLVICFAAYEFQASESEDVQRVMAFGDSLTYGKGDKDGEGYIEGLEDELNNPQSEQKVSFWNYGIKGQETDGVMKQLDDYRIKTKLDEADTFIVYIGTNDLINSNGGDLKKISDRKINEGKREYISHLKKITSTLIEANDKADILVVGLYNPIKDNQKLEKHIRDYNLSIKGIADKDKRMLFIPTNDLFEDKKKTEYFSDKLHPNEKGYQLIANRVLESYDFK; the protein is encoded by the coding sequence ATGAAAAAATTGGCAGGTTTATTGATTATAGTACTAGTTATATGTTTTGCTGCATATGAATTTCAGGCCTCGGAGTCGGAAGATGTGCAAAGGGTGATGGCTTTTGGAGATTCATTAACCTATGGAAAAGGGGATAAGGACGGAGAAGGATATATAGAAGGCCTTGAGGATGAATTGAATAATCCGCAATCCGAACAAAAAGTGAGTTTTTGGAATTACGGTATAAAAGGCCAGGAAACGGATGGGGTGATGAAACAGCTTGATGATTACCGCATTAAAACGAAACTTGATGAAGCCGATACTTTCATCGTTTATATTGGAACGAATGACTTGATCAATAGCAACGGCGGGGACTTGAAGAAAATAAGTGACCGAAAAATCAATGAGGGTAAACGGGAGTATATCAGCCATCTGAAAAAGATTACATCAACATTGATAGAGGCAAACGATAAAGCGGATATTCTGGTAGTAGGATTATATAACCCAATTAAAGACAATCAAAAACTTGAAAAGCACATTCGCGATTATAACCTGTCAATAAAGGGAATAGCGGATAAAGATAAAAGGATGTTATTCATTCCTACAAATGATCTTTTTGAAGATAAAAAGAAAACAGAGTATTTCAGTGATAAGTTACATCCGAATGAAAAAGGGTATCAGCTCATTGCGAATCGGGTTTTGGAAAGTTATGATTTCAAATGA
- a CDS encoding Fur-regulated basic protein FbpA: protein MAELFKRIEQRKAKLIEELLANGVYKTSDERHLYDAPLKVLEDEYKIVINRPNTESPSEWMT, encoded by the coding sequence ATGGCAGAATTATTTAAGAGGATTGAACAGAGGAAGGCAAAGCTTATTGAAGAGTTATTGGCCAATGGAGTATACAAAACCTCTGATGAAAGGCACCTTTATGATGCCCCATTAAAAGTACTTGAAGATGAATATAAGATTGTTATAAATAGACCAAATACTGAGTCACCTTCTGAATGGATGACATAG
- a CDS encoding DinB family protein, whose translation MNENEKIREELLNAVNGLSDEQLNAHPETGRWSIIQVLDHLYLMERAITKGISDKLKGDDSNPAVDKPIELTLNREVKVQAPPFVIPSESYQSLSEVKEKLSESRKAFVQVVDHAKEIDLELKSFPHPLFKDLSLKQWIPFVGLHEKRHLLQIEELKAKL comes from the coding sequence ATGAATGAAAATGAAAAAATCAGGGAAGAGCTTTTAAATGCGGTCAACGGCCTATCGGATGAACAGCTGAACGCCCATCCTGAAACAGGACGATGGAGCATCATCCAGGTTTTGGATCATTTATATTTAATGGAGAGAGCCATAACAAAGGGCATTTCCGATAAATTGAAAGGCGACGATAGCAATCCTGCTGTGGATAAACCGATCGAGCTTACTTTAAATCGTGAAGTGAAGGTCCAGGCCCCCCCATTTGTCATTCCGTCAGAATCATACCAATCTTTGAGTGAGGTTAAAGAAAAGTTGTCCGAATCCCGAAAAGCTTTTGTACAGGTCGTTGACCATGCAAAGGAAATAGATCTCGAACTAAAGTCTTTTCCACACCCTTTGTTTAAAGATTTAAGCTTGAAGCAATGGATCCCGTTCGTGGGACTACATGAAAAACGGCATTTATTGCAAATTGAAGAATTGAAAGCAAAGTTATAA
- a CDS encoding ABC transporter ATP-binding protein, which yields MKKAILQIENLTTSFRIGNKYHAAVDDVSFTVNENEIVAVVGESGCGKSALALSIIQLHNKQRTKSEGNINYKGQNLLKLNDVQMNKVRGKELGMIFQEPLTALNPLMTIGKQIEENLDYHTELSSAEKKNRTIELLTQVGIPYPERTYKQYPHELSGGMRQRAMISIAIACNPALVIADEPTTALDVTIQAQILDLLKDIQSRTKMGIILITHDLSVVAEVADRIVVMYAGQVVETGSVKEIFNNPLHPYTRSLLNSIPSAANEKNRLHVIEGIVPSIAKMDRIGCRFQDRIPWIPKHAHEETPRLHDVGNDHFVRCTCYKEFYFQAEGDASANDITQIR from the coding sequence ATGAAGAAAGCTATTTTGCAAATAGAGAACCTAACTACCTCATTTCGAATCGGCAACAAATATCATGCAGCGGTAGATGATGTTTCGTTTACGGTGAATGAAAATGAAATTGTAGCAGTTGTTGGAGAATCAGGTTGTGGAAAGAGTGCATTGGCCTTATCTATCATTCAATTACATAATAAGCAGAGAACGAAATCCGAAGGAAACATCAATTATAAAGGTCAAAATCTACTAAAGTTGAATGATGTACAAATGAATAAAGTCCGGGGTAAGGAATTGGGTATGATATTCCAGGAACCTTTAACGGCTTTGAACCCGCTCATGACCATAGGAAAGCAGATCGAGGAGAATCTTGATTACCATACTGAACTCTCCAGTGCTGAAAAAAAGAACAGGACGATCGAACTTTTGACACAAGTGGGAATTCCATACCCTGAACGGACGTACAAGCAATATCCGCATGAGCTCTCGGGCGGAATGCGCCAAAGGGCAATGATCTCGATTGCCATTGCTTGCAATCCTGCACTGGTCATCGCCGATGAACCCACGACGGCACTGGATGTTACGATTCAAGCGCAAATACTTGATCTGCTGAAAGATATCCAGAGCAGGACAAAAATGGGGATCATCTTAATTACACATGATCTGAGCGTCGTAGCAGAGGTCGCAGACAGGATCGTTGTCATGTATGCAGGTCAGGTAGTGGAAACGGGAAGTGTTAAAGAGATATTCAACAATCCGCTGCATCCATATACGAGGTCGTTATTAAATTCGATTCCTTCTGCTGCAAACGAGAAAAATCGTTTGCACGTTATCGAAGGAATCGTTCCATCGATAGCGAAAATGGATCGGATAGGATGTCGCTTCCAAGATAGGATTCCTTGGATACCTAAACATGCGCATGAAGAGACACCCCGGCTTCACGATGTGGGTAACGATCATTTTGTGCGTTGTACCTGCTATAAAGAATTTTATTTTCAAGCTGAAGGAGATGCATCGGCCAATGACATTACTCAAATTAGATAA
- the opp4B gene encoding oligopeptide ABC transporter permease, whose amino-acid sequence MWKFILRRLLVMIPQLFLLSIIVFMMAKAMPGDALSGQEINPRANPAELDRIREELGLNDPWYQQYLRWASNAVQGDFGISYTHKTPVMDVIEDRLWNTVFLALVTLIFTYMLAIPLGILSGRYNDTWVDKTVTGYSYLGFGTPIFIFALIMLFVFGFALDWFPSGGSVDSKVDEGTFAYVVSKINHLILPALSTALIATTSTIQYLRNEIIDNKIKDFVRTARSKGVPESKVYSRHILRNSFLPIAAFLGYEITGLVGGAVIIETIFSYPGLGQLFLSSVSLRDFSVVTAIVMMTGFATLLGTLLSDIILSAVDPRIRIE is encoded by the coding sequence ATGTGGAAATTTATTCTAAGACGATTATTAGTAATGATCCCGCAGCTCTTTTTATTGAGCATCATCGTTTTCATGATGGCAAAAGCAATGCCGGGAGATGCACTGTCAGGCCAGGAAATCAACCCTAGGGCCAATCCAGCCGAACTTGATAGGATCAGGGAAGAGCTGGGTTTGAATGACCCTTGGTACCAACAATATCTAAGGTGGGCATCCAATGCAGTACAGGGGGATTTCGGTATTTCCTATACACATAAGACGCCCGTTATGGATGTGATCGAAGACAGGCTTTGGAACACGGTGTTCCTGGCATTGGTCACGCTGATCTTTACATATATGCTTGCTATTCCATTAGGCATACTTAGCGGAAGGTATAACGATACCTGGGTGGATAAAACCGTTACGGGTTATAGCTATTTAGGGTTTGGCACGCCGATTTTCATTTTTGCTTTAATCATGTTATTCGTTTTCGGATTTGCCCTGGATTGGTTCCCGTCTGGTGGCAGTGTCGATTCAAAAGTGGATGAAGGAACATTCGCCTATGTTGTAAGCAAGATCAATCATTTGATTTTACCAGCTTTAAGTACAGCTTTAATTGCAACAACAAGTACGATCCAATATTTGCGAAATGAAATCATCGATAATAAAATCAAGGATTTCGTAAGGACAGCGCGTTCGAAGGGAGTGCCTGAATCAAAAGTATATTCACGGCATATCCTGAGAAATTCCTTTTTACCGATAGCAGCATTCTTAGGTTATGAAATTACTGGATTGGTCGGCGGCGCGGTCATAATCGAGACCATTTTCAGTTATCCGGGACTTGGGCAGCTTTTCCTTAGTTCAGTCAGTCTGCGAGATTTCAGCGTTGTCACGGCCATCGTCATGATGACGGGATTTGCCACTCTGCTTGGCACTCTTCTTTCGGACATCATACTAAGTGCGGTCGATCCGCGCATACGGATAGAATAG
- a CDS encoding ATP-binding cassette domain-containing protein — MTLLKLDNLKVHFPIRGGFFRRVVDHVKAVDGVSFELQQGETYGLVGESGSGKSTTGKAVVKLNEVTSGQILFEGRDLASLSRREIKPFRKDIQMIFQDPYSSLNPKKRVLDIIAEPLRNFERLSPSEEKKIVQDFLDKVGLSPESIHKYPHEFSGGQRQRIGIARSLTLKPKLIIADEPVSALDVSVQAQVLNFLQDLQQEFNLTYLFVGHDLGVIRHMCDRMGVMYRGRLVEEGKSEEIYENPQHIYTKRLIAAIPDLEPEVREDKVQLRKKLTSEYESTYSKYFDENGRAYDLKPISSTHRVALQ, encoded by the coding sequence ATGACATTACTCAAATTAGATAATCTCAAAGTGCATTTTCCGATAAGGGGCGGTTTTTTTCGAAGGGTAGTCGATCACGTAAAGGCCGTGGACGGTGTTTCCTTTGAATTGCAGCAAGGGGAAACATATGGTTTGGTCGGTGAATCCGGAAGCGGCAAGTCCACGACAGGCAAGGCAGTGGTCAAACTGAATGAGGTGACATCCGGACAAATCCTGTTTGAAGGCAGGGATTTAGCATCTCTAAGTAGAAGAGAAATTAAACCATTCAGAAAAGATATCCAAATGATTTTTCAAGATCCGTATTCATCATTGAATCCGAAGAAGAGGGTACTGGACATCATTGCCGAACCGCTGAGGAACTTCGAACGGTTATCCCCTTCAGAGGAAAAGAAAATCGTACAGGACTTCTTGGACAAAGTCGGACTGAGTCCTGAATCGATTCACAAGTATCCTCATGAATTTTCAGGGGGGCAGCGCCAGCGGATTGGAATTGCCCGATCATTGACATTGAAACCTAAACTGATCATTGCGGATGAACCGGTGTCAGCATTGGATGTTTCCGTTCAGGCACAGGTATTGAATTTTCTTCAGGATCTCCAACAGGAGTTCAATTTGACTTATTTATTTGTCGGGCATGATTTAGGCGTAATCCGGCATATGTGTGACCGGATGGGTGTTATGTATCGCGGTAGATTGGTAGAGGAAGGCAAAAGCGAGGAAATCTATGAAAATCCCCAACATATATACACGAAGCGCCTGATTGCCGCCATTCCGGATTTAGAGCCGGAAGTTCGCGAAGATAAAGTGCAGCTTAGAAAAAAACTCACCTCAGAATATGAGTCTACCTACTCAAAATATTTCGATGAGAATGGACGTGCTTACGATTTGAAGCCAATCTCATCGACACATAGAGTCGCATTACAATAA
- a CDS encoding ABC transporter permease, translating to MEMKVETGKNIQVNDVSPSGIKIIWQEIKKDKLAMGSLIILAAILLFVYGASFFMDAKEIAKVDFLSIYLEPSSDYWLGTDYGGRDVFGQLIIGTRNSFTISLFITLFTAIIGLSLGLLAGYFGGATDNVIMRIIDFVIALPQMMFIIVVVVIVPIFNVYVFILIMTMFLWTGKARLIRSKALSERELDYIHASQTLGTPHWKIILFQLLPNVSSLIIVNFILNLAGNIGLESSLTFLGFGLPESTPSLGTLISYARNPDVLENKWWIWVPASLMILVLMLSINFVGQALKRAADARQRRG from the coding sequence ATGGAAATGAAAGTGGAAACCGGAAAGAACATACAAGTTAACGATGTGAGCCCTTCAGGAATCAAGATCATCTGGCAGGAAATCAAAAAGGATAAACTTGCCATGGGCTCATTGATTATATTAGCAGCCATATTGCTTTTTGTTTACGGTGCGTCGTTTTTCATGGACGCCAAGGAAATAGCCAAGGTAGATTTTCTCTCCATTTATTTGGAACCATCTTCAGACTATTGGCTTGGAACCGATTATGGTGGCCGGGATGTATTCGGACAACTGATAATAGGTACCAGAAATTCATTCACGATCAGTTTATTCATTACATTATTCACGGCTATCATCGGTTTATCATTAGGGCTTCTGGCGGGCTACTTCGGCGGGGCAACCGATAATGTGATCATGCGTATTATCGATTTCGTGATTGCCCTGCCGCAAATGATGTTCATCATCGTTGTAGTCGTGATTGTGCCGATCTTCAATGTATATGTTTTCATTTTAATCATGACGATGTTTTTATGGACAGGAAAGGCACGGCTGATTCGTTCAAAGGCTTTGTCTGAGCGTGAGCTGGATTATATCCACGCCTCACAGACACTGGGGACACCACATTGGAAAATCATTCTGTTTCAGCTTCTGCCCAATGTCAGTTCATTGATCATCGTCAACTTCATTTTGAACCTTGCAGGCAATATTGGCTTAGAATCCAGTTTGACTTTCTTAGGGTTCGGTCTTCCGGAGAGCACACCTAGTTTAGGGACGCTCATCAGTTATGCTCGAAATCCAGATGTTCTGGAAAACAAGTGGTGGATATGGGTACCCGCATCACTCATGATTCTAGTGTTGATGCTGAGTATAAATTTCGTTGGTCAAGCGTTAAAACGCGCCGCCGATGCAAGACAAAGAAGAGGATAA
- a CDS encoding aspartyl-phosphate phosphatase Spo0E family protein: MPCRKVTIEKVEEKRKEMINLAAIYGLTSLLTVQASQELDMLLNALTSKRDSEHFPLQKAYRYF; this comes from the coding sequence ATGCCTTGCCGTAAGGTAACGATAGAAAAAGTAGAAGAGAAGAGAAAAGAAATGATCAACTTGGCAGCAATTTACGGCTTAACAAGTCTGCTAACTGTTCAAGCCAGTCAAGAATTGGATATGCTATTAAATGCGTTAACAAGTAAAAGAGATTCTGAACATTTTCCCCTCCAGAAAGCATATAGGTATTTTTAA
- a CDS encoding GNAT family N-acetyltransferase gives MEEHIEFREAELSDLPRIVEIYNSTIASRMVTADTEPVSVQSRVKWFEEHHSESRPLFIITIEGKTAGWMSFQSFYGRPAYNSTAEISIYIDDYFRGKGIGQISIQKAIELSPKLGVKTLLGFIFAHNTPSLKLFSKFGFEEWAHLPQVAELDGIERDLVILGKRVEI, from the coding sequence ATGGAAGAGCACATAGAGTTTAGAGAGGCAGAACTATCTGATCTACCCAGAATTGTTGAAATATATAATTCGACAATTGCTTCAAGAATGGTCACGGCAGATACGGAACCTGTATCCGTCCAATCGAGGGTTAAATGGTTTGAGGAACATCATTCAGAAAGTAGACCGCTATTTATCATTACTATAGAAGGGAAAACTGCTGGATGGATGAGCTTCCAATCCTTCTATGGCCGACCGGCATATAATTCCACTGCCGAAATCAGCATTTATATTGATGATTATTTCCGGGGAAAAGGAATCGGACAAATTTCGATTCAAAAGGCCATTGAATTGAGTCCAAAATTAGGTGTTAAGACTCTATTGGGTTTCATATTCGCCCACAATACACCAAGCCTTAAGCTTTTTTCCAAATTCGGGTTTGAAGAATGGGCACATTTACCTCAAGTTGCCGAGCTGGATGGCATTGAGCGGGATTTGGTCATTCTTGGTAAACGTGTCGAAATTTAA
- a CDS encoding M15 family metallopeptidase, which produces MIKYVLPPDLDEIELTDELNPIVAEKKDELIQVANDKGIPVIITAGFRSLAEQNELYEKGRSGSGNIVTNARGGESLHNFGLAIDFALLNKQGEAIWDMSYDGNNNGKSDWMEVVTIAKGLGFDWGGDWAGFKDYPHLQMTFGLSLGELQQGKRPKGQ; this is translated from the coding sequence TTGATCAAGTATGTGCTTCCGCCTGATCTAGATGAAATCGAACTGACTGACGAGCTGAATCCGATCGTCGCCGAAAAAAAAGACGAGCTCATTCAAGTGGCTAATGACAAAGGCATCCCAGTTATCATTACGGCGGGGTTCCGGTCTTTAGCCGAGCAAAATGAACTTTATGAAAAGGGCAGATCAGGCTCGGGCAACATCGTAACGAATGCAAGAGGTGGCGAGTCGCTGCATAATTTCGGTTTGGCGATCGATTTTGCCCTACTTAACAAACAAGGCGAGGCCATTTGGGATATGAGTTATGACGGCAACAATAATGGAAAGTCAGATTGGATGGAAGTTGTAACCATCGCTAAAGGGTTAGGTTTTGACTGGGGAGGGGATTGGGCAGGGTTCAAGGATTATCCGCATTTACAAATGACATTTGGCTTGAGCCTGGGTGAGCTGCAACAAGGCAAGCGGCCAAAAGGGCAGTGA
- a CDS encoding Bax inhibitor-1/YccA family protein, giving the protein MYSQTVQTYMPSVMRTFALSLAVSVLGMALGTIVPPSMFLPLAILEIAMLIGAFILRRKKAIGYTFLYSFTLISGITTYPIIAHYLAAAGANVVILAGVTTTVVFGGLAVYATTTKRDLSFLGGMLFAALLALVVISIFNIFSPLSSTAMLVFSFIGILVFSGYILYDFNRMKHYGVTAEEVPLMALNLYLDFINLFINILRFFGILASDD; this is encoded by the coding sequence ATGTATTCACAAACTGTACAAACATATATGCCGTCCGTCATGCGGACGTTCGCTTTGTCACTTGCCGTTTCCGTCTTAGGGATGGCTCTCGGCACTATTGTTCCGCCATCCATGTTTCTTCCCTTAGCGATACTTGAGATCGCGATGTTGATTGGAGCATTCATATTGCGGAGGAAAAAAGCCATCGGTTATACATTTTTGTATAGTTTCACATTGATTTCAGGAATTACGACATATCCGATCATTGCACACTACCTAGCCGCTGCAGGGGCAAATGTGGTGATTCTGGCAGGTGTTACTACGACAGTCGTATTTGGTGGACTGGCGGTTTATGCCACGACCACCAAAAGGGACCTTTCTTTCTTGGGAGGAATGTTATTTGCGGCCTTGCTAGCTTTAGTGGTCATTAGCATTTTCAACATTTTCTCTCCATTAAGCTCTACAGCCATGCTGGTCTTTTCCTTTATTGGGATTTTAGTTTTCAGTGGCTATATTTTATATGATTTCAATCGAATGAAGCATTACGGGGTAACAGCCGAAGAAGTACCGCTCATGGCCTTGAATCTATATCTTGATTTCATTAACCTATTCATTAACATCTTGCGCTTCTTTGGTATTTTAGCAAGCGATGACTAA
- a CDS encoding ABC transporter ATP-binding protein gives MSGGHIPFSHKGRSTLHAIPSKGSIWLMLKQMFNRVPSKWKFCTLVLCIMLFISLLEFSIPQLTQFTIDTIIPEKRYDSLIWIGAGILCAAILLALLNYFNSYIVSKVGQKAIMDIRNSMYDHIQTLDMKFFDKNRTGDLMSRLTNDVNLLQQLISSSMLQVLTDTVTFIAVAVYMLFINWKLTIVLLFTFPFMFYITRAFGKRIRMSFRSVQSSAGDVSNQLQDSISGMRLIQSFTNEEFESRRFAERNQENMAANLKSVRLRSMFGPIIDLLNNIGLVAVIVFGAWQVMEGEFTIGLIVAFLAYLRLLQSPVRNFSRVISIVQQSAAAFERITEILETQPEISDKGNAIELPAIKKQIEFQCVDFAYDESVPVLSNLNLTMKAGQVTALVGSSGAGKSTITSLLIRFYDPQDGTIKMDGHDIKEVSLKSLRGQMGIVSQDIILFNGSIRDNIVYGKLDATDAEINESAKAANAHDFISAFPDGYDSQIGERGVKLSGGQKQRIAIARALLKNPQIIILDEATAALDTESEHLIQQALSRLMKNRTSIVIAHRLSTIHDADQIIVLEKGQVHEKGTHQQLLQNNGRYKQLHDLQFPQLKAISNS, from the coding sequence ATGAGTGGAGGACATATTCCATTCAGCCACAAAGGCCGCAGTACCTTACATGCAATACCCTCAAAAGGAAGCATATGGTTGATGCTTAAGCAAATGTTCAATCGGGTTCCATCGAAGTGGAAGTTTTGCACTTTGGTTTTATGTATCATGCTTTTCATTTCATTGCTTGAGTTCTCCATCCCCCAGTTGACGCAGTTTACGATTGATACAATCATTCCCGAAAAAAGATATGACTCGTTAATCTGGATTGGCGCAGGAATTCTTTGTGCTGCCATTTTATTGGCTTTACTGAACTACTTTAACAGCTATATCGTTTCCAAGGTCGGTCAAAAGGCTATTATGGATATACGTAATAGCATGTATGACCATATTCAAACACTGGATATGAAATTCTTTGATAAAAACCGTACTGGTGACTTAATGTCGCGGTTGACCAATGATGTCAATTTACTGCAGCAGCTCATCTCTTCGAGCATGCTTCAAGTCTTGACTGACACGGTGACTTTCATTGCCGTGGCGGTATATATGCTTTTCATTAACTGGAAGCTGACCATTGTCCTTCTTTTTACATTCCCTTTCATGTTCTATATCACAAGGGCATTCGGGAAACGCATCAGGATGTCATTTAGGTCTGTGCAAAGTTCCGCAGGAGATGTCAGCAACCAGTTACAGGATTCCATTTCAGGAATGCGGCTCATTCAATCTTTTACAAATGAAGAATTCGAATCAAGGAGATTTGCGGAGCGTAATCAGGAAAATATGGCTGCAAACCTTAAGTCCGTTCGGCTACGTTCCATGTTCGGTCCGATTATTGATTTATTGAACAATATCGGTCTTGTAGCAGTCATTGTGTTCGGTGCTTGGCAAGTGATGGAAGGTGAATTCACAATAGGATTAATCGTGGCCTTTCTCGCCTATTTGAGGTTACTGCAGAGTCCAGTTCGCAATTTTAGCCGGGTCATCAGCATTGTCCAGCAATCAGCCGCCGCCTTTGAGCGGATAACTGAAATATTGGAAACCCAACCTGAAATAAGTGACAAGGGAAATGCCATTGAACTCCCTGCGATAAAAAAGCAAATTGAATTTCAATGTGTTGATTTTGCTTATGATGAGAGTGTACCTGTACTCAGCAATTTAAACCTGACCATGAAAGCTGGTCAAGTAACTGCTCTGGTCGGCTCCTCTGGCGCTGGAAAATCGACCATCACGAGCCTTTTGATCCGATTTTATGATCCGCAAGATGGCACGATTAAAATGGATGGTCATGATATCAAAGAAGTGTCACTGAAATCATTACGGGGACAAATGGGAATTGTTTCCCAGGATATCATTTTATTCAATGGTTCAATCCGTGATAACATCGTGTATGGCAAACTTGATGCTACAGATGCTGAAATCAACGAATCCGCCAAAGCGGCAAATGCGCATGACTTTATCAGTGCCTTTCCTGATGGTTATGATTCTCAGATTGGAGAGCGCGGAGTCAAGCTTTCAGGCGGACAAAAACAGCGCATTGCCATAGCTAGGGCACTTTTGAAAAATCCGCAAATCATCATTCTCGATGAAGCAACGGCGGCCTTGGATACAGAATCCGAACATTTGATCCAGCAGGCATTGTCACGTTTAATGAAAAACCGGACTTCAATAGTAATTGCACATCGTTTATCGACCATTCATGATGCTGATCAAATTATCGTTCTGGAAAAAGGGCAGGTTCATGAAAAAGGAACACATCAACAGTTATTGCAAAACAACGGCAGATACAAGCAGCTCCATGACTTGCAGTTCCCTCAACTAAAAGCGATATCAAATTCCTAG